In one window of Desulfovibrio sp. UCD-KL4C DNA:
- a CDS encoding sulfatase-like hydrolase/transferase produces MSYTKKNIIWIVIDTLRSDMLASCKSEVAKPNEIDNILEQGVLFTDVMTTGGGTRISAPSYFTSLRPGLTGMAHMAVDTLRNLNDDAISVTEHFKHHGYRTLRWDDSSLDSCQPKSGFEIFESGYPTLDHTPDRDYDNSRRDAFVKRLRKDNQPFFAYLHLDFIHDFGGYSRNNWSTEQYLDIVAQQAKDFQKLWDKLNPGFDDIVVISSDHGCILDRDYIEYDKKKPWDFSNARTQVFASFIAEGLVPCKRHNLIRSIDIAPTLLDMALGEEMHAQGVCLTSVLHGGPELDLIGIAERNVTLEKKSIADYTCLRKSNWTYFINSQKPFMLFNSEDGDLNVDHLGKGFEVEKELHQYYEDFVVNGWQTPTDLYKQHGLSIPVVRGEPDISILLPVCNWSDDVRLCLDSLLDQILFTELILLDADSSGEVAEKLAEQYSDRMYLRHIQVQVNEKSLCEMLNIGLEKAKGVYCVTATPLCQYTENFCYSLHKEFLKDSNVVLAYANSKRLISDNREMGYLGTDECFDEILFSRMGSGFDHNSSSKILSLPYFNEIGACAMFRTETMRNSRGFVENLGKTWHKLIKIGTIKHVRKGLTISKDSSILRPVMPWREEQSRFKISVIIPVLESNVLHKLPQVMSMLSTQCVDSMEVLLLYSAENTSFLKAVAKDFSKLKIKIVKHSGLLYKLLNTGLYVSRGEFLFWLDPADKLLPKCIGSMIDHMDQDQDVTALRCGVILTEQGKPKQVVVPHRHTREMIQEVCDLRGLLYKRRLHNDIGVFTPSTGNEFGWDLCIKLSLVSSFQIIEEPMIIATRMHQYFIQSAIESYRKVMRNMINAMGGMVDFVRLYEDDFRRHSAGKARYILEEEMLLILKLINKLGICAGGLIRVPKIY; encoded by the coding sequence ATGAGCTATACTAAAAAAAATATAATCTGGATCGTCATTGATACGTTACGGTCAGATATGCTGGCATCGTGTAAATCAGAAGTAGCTAAGCCTAACGAGATAGATAATATCCTTGAACAGGGCGTTTTGTTTACTGATGTTATGACTACAGGTGGAGGTACCAGAATCTCTGCTCCATCGTACTTCACCTCTTTGCGCCCGGGATTGACGGGGATGGCTCACATGGCTGTAGATACTTTGCGTAATCTTAATGATGACGCTATTTCTGTTACTGAGCATTTTAAACATCATGGGTATAGAACCCTTCGGTGGGATGACAGCAGTCTTGATTCTTGTCAGCCTAAATCAGGGTTTGAAATTTTTGAGTCAGGATATCCTACATTAGATCATACCCCTGACCGGGATTATGATAATTCTCGGCGTGATGCTTTCGTTAAACGCTTGCGTAAAGATAATCAGCCTTTTTTTGCTTATCTCCACCTCGACTTCATCCATGATTTTGGCGGATATTCACGCAACAATTGGTCAACGGAACAGTATCTTGATATTGTAGCTCAGCAAGCCAAAGATTTTCAGAAACTGTGGGATAAACTTAATCCCGGTTTTGATGATATTGTAGTTATTTCTTCCGATCATGGCTGTATTCTTGATCGGGACTATATTGAATATGACAAAAAAAAACCATGGGATTTTTCAAATGCGAGAACTCAAGTTTTTGCTTCTTTTATTGCAGAAGGTTTGGTGCCATGTAAGCGGCATAATTTAATCCGTAGCATAGATATAGCCCCGACTTTGCTTGATATGGCTCTTGGGGAAGAAATGCATGCTCAGGGGGTATGCCTTACTTCTGTATTGCATGGCGGGCCAGAACTTGATTTGATTGGTATTGCCGAACGTAATGTGACGTTGGAGAAAAAGAGCATTGCAGATTACACTTGTCTCAGGAAAAGTAATTGGACGTATTTTATTAACAGTCAAAAGCCATTTATGCTTTTCAATAGTGAAGATGGTGATTTAAACGTTGATCATCTTGGCAAGGGGTTTGAGGTTGAGAAGGAACTTCACCAATATTATGAAGATTTTGTCGTTAACGGTTGGCAAACTCCTACCGATTTGTACAAGCAACACGGGTTATCTATTCCAGTTGTACGCGGTGAGCCTGATATAAGCATATTACTTCCGGTCTGTAATTGGTCTGATGATGTGCGCTTGTGTTTGGACTCATTGCTTGATCAAATTTTGTTTACTGAATTAATTTTACTGGATGCTGACTCTAGCGGTGAAGTTGCTGAAAAACTTGCAGAACAATATTCAGATAGAATGTATCTTCGTCATATTCAGGTTCAGGTCAATGAGAAATCTTTATGTGAAATGTTGAATATTGGGCTTGAAAAAGCGAAAGGAGTTTATTGTGTAACCGCCACTCCTTTATGCCAATACACTGAAAATTTTTGCTATTCACTTCATAAGGAATTTTTAAAAGATTCTAACGTAGTGCTTGCCTACGCAAATTCAAAACGTTTAATCAGTGATAATCGAGAAATGGGTTATTTGGGAACTGATGAATGCTTTGATGAGATTCTTTTTTCTAGAATGGGATCTGGATTTGATCATAATTCAAGCTCTAAAATTTTATCTTTACCTTATTTTAATGAAATTGGAGCGTGTGCTATGTTTAGGACTGAAACTATGCGCAACTCTCGTGGGTTTGTAGAGAATCTTGGGAAAACATGGCATAAACTTATTAAGATAGGTACAATTAAGCATGTCCGCAAAGGACTGACAATCTCAAAAGATTCGTCAATTTTGAGGCCGGTTATGCCGTGGCGAGAAGAACAGTCTAGGTTTAAGATAAGTGTAATAATTCCTGTGCTCGAATCCAATGTATTGCATAAGTTACCGCAAGTTATGTCGATGCTATCAACTCAGTGCGTAGATAGTATGGAAGTTCTTTTGCTATATTCGGCAGAAAACACCAGTTTTTTAAAAGCAGTAGCTAAAGATTTCTCAAAGCTAAAAATCAAAATAGTAAAGCATTCAGGACTGCTTTATAAGCTTTTAAACACAGGCCTTTATGTCTCCCGTGGAGAATTTCTTTTCTGGCTGGACCCAGCTGATAAACTTTTGCCAAAGTGTATAGGGAGCATGATTGATCATATGGATCAAGATCAGGACGTAACGGCTCTCCGTTGTGGGGTTATCCTCACTGAACAGGGCAAGCCAAAGCAGGTCGTAGTTCCGCACAGGCATACTAGGGAAATGATACAAGAAGTATGTGATTTGCGCGGTTTACTTTATAAACGTAGACTTCATAATGATATAGGTGTTTTTACTCCTTCAACAGGAAATGAATTTGGATGGGATCTTTGTATTAAATTATCTTTAGTTAGTTCTTTTCAAATTATTGAAGAACCTATGATTATAGCGACAAGAATGCATCAATATTTTATTCAGTCTGCTATTGAATCATATCGTAAAGTCATGCGTAATATGATAAATGCAATGGGTGGGATGGTCGATTTTGTAAGGCTTTATGAAGATGATTTTAGAAGGCACTCCGCGGGTAAAGCCCGCTATATACTTGAAGAAGAAATGCTACTGATTTTAAAACTTATTAATAAGTTAGGAATATGTGCTGGGGGGCTCAT